From Myotis daubentonii chromosome 15, mMyoDau2.1, whole genome shotgun sequence, one genomic window encodes:
- the LOC132216236 gene encoding cytochrome b-c1 complex subunit 7-like, producing the protein MVSQHQAGGWRGLENGITVLQIPQTEVNARDTLHVYEDVKEASGRLPANVCDDRVFRVKRALGLPTDLPKEQWTGREEGAPYLKEVVQERRERGEWARQQSCSRNLWAHLSSEC; encoded by the coding sequence ATGGTGAGCCAGCATCAAGCCGGTGGCTGGAGGGGCCTGGAAAATGGTATTACAGTGCTGCAGATCCCACAAACCGAGGTTAATGCGAGAGATACGCTACATGTGTATGAGGATGTGAAAGAAGCCTCAGGCAGGCTTCCTGCTAACGTGTGTGACGACAGGGTGTTTCGTGTTAAGCGAGCACTGGGCCTGCCCACAGATCTGCCTAAAGAGCAGTGGACAGGACGTGAGGAGGGTGCACCGTACCTGAAAGAGGTTGttcaggaaaggagagaaagaggagaatggGCGAGGCAGCAATCATGCAGTCGAAATCTGTGGGCGCATCTGTCGTCAGAATGTTAA